One window from the genome of Candidatus Latescibacter sp. encodes:
- a CDS encoding carbonic anhydrase: protein MTLSPEISPYLALRILKEGNARFVSDRLEHPHSGILRRNEMAGGQHPFAAVVACSDSRVPPEIIFDRGIGDLFVVRVAGNILEPAGLGSLVFAVRHLDCPLIVVMGHESCGAVKASLAPDTDLIREPVAVIRIAEMIRENIPDTISRRSKIVDITAAAVKENAGTVAKQIESEPFLEQKVAEGAVAVKMAYYSFATGVVSWL, encoded by the coding sequence ATGACACTATCACCCGAAATTTCTCCCTACCTGGCCCTTCGGATTCTCAAAGAAGGCAACGCACGGTTCGTTTCCGACAGACTTGAACACCCGCATTCCGGAATCTTGCGCCGTAACGAGATGGCCGGAGGCCAGCATCCGTTTGCGGCTGTTGTTGCCTGTTCCGATTCACGGGTTCCCCCGGAGATCATTTTCGACCGTGGAATCGGGGATTTGTTCGTGGTTCGGGTCGCAGGCAATATCCTGGAGCCGGCAGGACTGGGCAGCCTGGTGTTTGCAGTGAGACATCTGGACTGTCCGCTCATCGTGGTCATGGGGCATGAGTCGTGCGGCGCGGTGAAAGCCTCTCTTGCTCCGGACACCGATTTGATCCGTGAACCGGTAGCGGTAATCCGGATTGCCGAGATGATCCGTGAAAATATTCCGGATACCATATCCCGGCGCTCGAAGATTGTGGATATCACTGCTGCCGCTGTAAAAGAAAATGCGGGAACTGTTGCGAAACAAATTGAAAGCGAGCCTTTCCTGGAACAGAAGGTAGCCGAAGGTGCAGTCGCAGTAAAAATGGCTTATTATTCGTTCGCGACCGGAGTGGTATCCTGGCTGTAG
- a CDS encoding citrate/2-methylcitrate synthase: MNEMKTKAQESEVVRGLQDVVAAETDISYVDGANGDLYYKGYNIHDIADTASYMEVAYLLLNSDMPTVSQMDQFRLQTVSEMRLPTQLIQMMEIMPPSGHPMDVLRTTVSALSCFDPDAVDNSEGANRRKAIRLIAQIPTIVAHLYRIRHNKNLLSPDPHISMAANILYMLHGRIPCDAHIRAMDQLLLLHADHGLNASTFAARVTASTHADMHAAITSAIGTLNGPLHGGANERVMKMLKEINNVDEVEEYIHSMLAQGQRVMGFGHRVYKKEDPRAKHLRKSSEELCNLSGDKKFFTIAHRIENIVLEKKGIYPNVDFYSATVQHALGIPEEFYTTIFASSRISGWVAHVLEQYHDNRLIRPTSKYIGTFNRKFMPICER, translated from the coding sequence ATGAATGAAATGAAAACTAAAGCTCAGGAATCGGAAGTAGTTCGGGGATTGCAGGATGTAGTCGCCGCTGAAACGGATATTTCCTATGTGGACGGAGCAAACGGTGATCTCTATTATAAGGGATATAATATTCACGACATTGCAGACACTGCCTCGTATATGGAGGTTGCATACCTTCTCCTGAATAGTGATATGCCCACTGTGAGCCAGATGGATCAATTCCGTCTCCAGACCGTTTCCGAGATGCGTCTTCCAACTCAGCTCATCCAAATGATGGAGATCATGCCTCCTTCCGGTCATCCTATGGATGTGCTGCGGACCACAGTATCGGCGCTTTCCTGTTTCGATCCTGATGCGGTAGATAACTCTGAAGGGGCGAACCGCCGTAAGGCAATACGTCTTATAGCGCAGATTCCCACCATTGTTGCGCACCTGTATCGTATTCGTCACAATAAAAACCTTCTTTCGCCGGACCCTCATATCAGCATGGCGGCCAACATTCTGTATATGCTGCACGGGCGAATTCCCTGCGATGCGCATATTCGGGCGATGGATCAGCTCCTGCTTTTGCATGCCGACCACGGTCTTAATGCATCGACATTTGCTGCGCGGGTCACCGCCTCCACACATGCCGACATGCACGCAGCCATAACCTCGGCCATCGGGACTCTCAACGGCCCCCTGCACGGCGGCGCCAATGAGCGGGTTATGAAAATGCTGAAGGAGATTAACAATGTAGATGAAGTTGAAGAATACATCCACTCCATGCTTGCCCAGGGCCAGCGGGTTATGGGTTTTGGTCACCGGGTTTACAAAAAAGAGGATCCCCGCGCCAAGCATTTACGGAAATCCTCTGAAGAACTGTGCAATTTATCCGGCGATAAAAAGTTCTTCACTATCGCTCACCGTATAGAAAACATTGTGCTGGAGAAAAAGGGAATATATCCGAATGTGGACTTCTATTCGGCCACAGTCCAGCATGCGCTCGGTATCCCGGAAGAATTTTATACCACCATTTTTGCCTCTTCCAGAATATCCGGCTGGGTGGCGCATGTTCTGGAACAGTATCACGACAACCGGCTGATTCGCCCTACATCCAAATATATCGGAACTTTTAACCGTAAATTTATGCCAATTTGCGAACGCTGA